The following proteins come from a genomic window of Rhodoligotrophos sp. CJ14:
- a CDS encoding hydantoinase/oxoprolinase family protein, with translation MTRNTAPSALPGAGVLLGIDIGGTFTDVVALDLASGIVRVTKTPSTPRDQSIGFRRGIDKIAGLAGFHSQAIRQVLHGTTVATNAILEGKGAQAALITTQGFRHVLEIGRHDIPRKENMFAWVKPKRPVPPWMIHEVAGRIDVDGAEHEPLDEAAAQAIGRQLRDRGIDNIAICLLHSYVNPAHERRLRDILLDIMPDARLSLSSNVLPVFREYERSMATILNAYVTPPVSSYVTQLTGRLADSGIKAPLLLMNSSGGAVSSDTAREQPIQTVLSGPAAGALGAAHVGMAVGLPNVISIDIGGTSADVCLIHRGSPAVTLRGRVGEWPLQTPMIDMVTIGAGGGSIARVTAGGSLAVGPESAGAEPGPACYGRGGTEPTVTDAHLVLGRLCPTILGEEMALDREAAVRAIREKIAEPLGMSVEHAAEGILDVANHAMVGAIRLVSVERGWDPRDFALLPFGGAGPLHAAEIARLLGMKTIILPQNPGVLSAFGLTVADLRNDFARTCIERPPHYDLGRIARNFADLEEAARAWLAQEQIPPEAQKTEWAASLRYRHQGHELFVPWTERHVTGDALTNTIERFHKLHEQLYTFAQRDTPVELVTLHVTARGKLPRPQALTNAATEQSGEAQIGAQSMIVEGKAWPTPVYARSCLEPGRAINGPAIIAQQDTTTVLLPGQRASVHETGNILITG, from the coding sequence ATGACGCGCAACACCGCCCCTTCAGCTCTCCCGGGCGCCGGTGTGCTGCTCGGCATCGACATTGGCGGAACCTTCACCGACGTGGTTGCGCTCGATCTCGCATCCGGTATCGTGCGGGTGACCAAGACGCCGAGCACGCCTCGCGACCAATCAATCGGCTTTCGCCGCGGCATTGACAAGATCGCAGGTCTCGCGGGATTTCACTCCCAGGCCATACGGCAAGTGCTGCATGGCACGACGGTCGCCACCAATGCCATTCTCGAGGGCAAGGGCGCCCAGGCCGCGTTGATCACAACCCAAGGCTTTCGCCATGTTCTCGAGATCGGGCGGCACGATATTCCCCGCAAGGAGAACATGTTCGCCTGGGTGAAGCCAAAACGCCCCGTCCCGCCATGGATGATCCATGAGGTCGCCGGCCGGATCGATGTGGATGGGGCGGAGCATGAACCGCTGGACGAGGCTGCCGCACAGGCCATAGGCCGGCAGTTGCGGGATCGGGGCATCGACAATATCGCGATCTGCCTGCTGCACTCTTACGTCAATCCGGCGCATGAGCGGCGGCTTCGCGATATCCTGCTCGACATCATGCCCGATGCGCGGCTTTCGCTCTCCAGCAACGTGCTGCCCGTGTTCCGCGAATATGAGCGCAGCATGGCAACGATCCTCAATGCCTATGTGACGCCCCCGGTCTCCTCCTATGTCACCCAGCTCACGGGGAGGCTCGCGGATTCAGGGATCAAGGCACCGCTCCTGCTCATGAACTCCAGCGGCGGTGCGGTGAGTTCTGATACCGCGCGAGAGCAGCCCATTCAAACCGTGCTGTCCGGCCCGGCGGCCGGTGCCCTGGGAGCTGCCCATGTGGGCATGGCCGTGGGGTTGCCCAATGTGATCTCGATCGATATTGGCGGCACGTCGGCGGATGTGTGCCTGATCCATCGAGGCAGTCCAGCGGTCACCTTGCGTGGGCGGGTGGGGGAATGGCCCCTGCAAACGCCGATGATCGACATGGTGACGATCGGTGCCGGCGGCGGCTCGATCGCCAGGGTTACGGCCGGCGGCAGCCTGGCGGTTGGCCCCGAGAGCGCGGGCGCTGAACCGGGGCCTGCTTGCTATGGCCGTGGCGGCACCGAGCCGACCGTCACCGATGCTCATCTCGTGCTTGGCCGGCTCTGTCCAACCATCCTCGGTGAGGAGATGGCGCTCGATCGGGAGGCGGCGGTGCGGGCGATTCGCGAGAAGATTGCGGAACCGCTCGGAATGTCCGTCGAACACGCCGCGGAGGGCATTCTCGACGTCGCCAATCATGCGATGGTGGGCGCCATAAGGCTCGTTTCCGTCGAGCGCGGCTGGGATCCCCGCGATTTCGCCCTGTTGCCTTTCGGTGGGGCAGGGCCGTTGCATGCAGCCGAGATCGCGCGGCTACTCGGCATGAAAACCATTATCCTGCCGCAGAATCCGGGCGTGCTGTCGGCTTTCGGATTGACCGTCGCCGATCTCCGCAACGATTTTGCGCGCACCTGCATCGAGCGCCCACCTCATTACGACCTCGGCCGGATCGCGCGCAATTTCGCGGATCTGGAGGAGGCCGCGCGAGCATGGCTTGCGCAAGAGCAGATACCGCCGGAGGCTCAGAAAACCGAGTGGGCCGCGAGCCTGCGCTATCGCCATCAGGGGCACGAGCTGTTCGTGCCCTGGACCGAGCGTCATGTGACGGGCGATGCCCTTACCAACACGATCGAACGTTTCCATAAGCTGCATGAGCAGCTCTATACCTTCGCCCAGAGGGACACGCCCGTTGAGCTCGTCACTTTGCATGTCACAGCGCGCGGCAAGTTGCCGAGGCCGCAGGCACTGACGAATGCTGCAACGGAGCAATCTGGTGAAGCGCAGATCGGCGCACAATCCATGATCGTCGAGGGGAAGGCATGGCCCACCCCCGTCTATGCCCGGAGTTGCTTGGAGCCGGGACGAGCGATCAACGGTCCAGCAATCATCGCCCAGCAGGACACAACGACAGTGCTGCTGCCGGGCCAAAGGGCAAGCGTACATGAGACGGGAAATATTCTGATCACAGGCTGA
- a CDS encoding hydantoinase B/oxoprolinase family protein, with the protein MGAGEDQVMSHCSTRVDPIVREIVKGALTSAQMEMEALLERTAMSPFIREKKDYFIGLFNADGALIMGTNIPVFGDLVRPIFETYPPETMRPGDIYWYSDCYGTKGAVSHTPDQVYVAPIFVEGRLSAFVQSWAHFSDVGGMRPGSLSPDAVDIFQEGIIVPPVRLYREGVMNEDAFRIFQRNSRFPEMILGDTRASVAAIRLGERRMLEVFQRFGREPVANVFSSLIEETRQTIRGRMRSVFRAGSYSFTEHVDDDGHGNGPFAIRFTLISDRERFVLDTTGTDDQAPGPINYLAHPHVLNMIFGIYFLGHAPGVLLNEGAAQIFDEVRLRPGSLLSPLSPARLGQRGVTLIRMIAACCGLVGVATQGNAVAANNVYGLYYLRGRDPGGAQFLLTDGVGVGCGARPFADGIDAVYLVAQENYPAEFMDATFPVRLLEYSLNCDSGGPGRWRGGCGVVRTVELLAPSAMLSNRAGGEVFPPWGIKGGMNGGVSRYIINPGRPDERTLPSMADGTIMKKGDILRIETGGGGGWGHPFDREAERVRDDVRGGLVSLRSAERDYGVVLTGPDFDIDQEATRRLRAERQPATGLFHRRQYLETLA; encoded by the coding sequence ATGGGGGCAGGCGAAGATCAGGTGATGAGCCATTGCTCAACCCGGGTGGACCCCATCGTCAGGGAGATCGTGAAGGGAGCGCTCACCTCTGCGCAGATGGAAATGGAAGCCCTGCTCGAACGCACGGCGATGTCCCCGTTCATCCGCGAGAAGAAGGATTATTTCATCGGCCTCTTCAATGCGGATGGCGCCCTGATCATGGGCACCAATATCCCGGTTTTCGGTGATCTCGTTCGGCCGATTTTCGAGACTTATCCGCCGGAGACAATGCGGCCCGGGGATATCTACTGGTACAGCGACTGTTACGGCACGAAGGGCGCCGTCTCGCATACCCCAGACCAGGTCTATGTCGCGCCGATATTCGTCGAGGGCAGATTGTCAGCCTTCGTCCAGTCCTGGGCACATTTCTCAGATGTGGGCGGCATGCGCCCCGGTTCGCTCTCACCCGATGCGGTCGACATCTTCCAAGAAGGCATCATCGTGCCGCCGGTACGTCTCTATCGGGAAGGCGTGATGAATGAAGACGCGTTCCGGATCTTTCAGCGAAACTCTCGCTTTCCCGAGATGATCCTAGGGGATACGCGGGCCTCTGTGGCCGCAATACGACTGGGTGAGCGACGAATGCTCGAGGTGTTCCAGCGCTTCGGGCGCGAGCCCGTGGCAAATGTGTTCAGCTCGCTCATCGAGGAGACCCGCCAGACGATCCGCGGGCGAATGCGCTCGGTATTCCGGGCCGGCAGCTATAGCTTCACGGAGCATGTGGACGATGACGGACATGGCAATGGACCCTTCGCCATCCGCTTCACGCTCATTTCGGATCGCGAGCGCTTTGTGCTGGATACGACAGGCACGGATGATCAGGCGCCGGGGCCCATCAACTATCTGGCGCATCCTCATGTGCTGAACATGATCTTCGGCATTTATTTTCTTGGTCATGCTCCAGGGGTTCTCTTGAACGAGGGCGCGGCGCAGATATTCGACGAGGTGCGGCTGCGGCCAGGCAGCCTATTGAGCCCGCTTTCTCCCGCTCGCCTCGGCCAGCGCGGCGTCACTTTGATCCGGATGATCGCTGCCTGCTGTGGGCTCGTCGGCGTTGCCACGCAGGGCAATGCGGTCGCCGCCAATAATGTCTACGGCCTCTATTATCTGCGAGGGCGCGATCCCGGCGGTGCTCAGTTCCTGCTAACCGACGGGGTGGGGGTTGGTTGCGGCGCGCGTCCCTTTGCCGACGGGATCGACGCTGTCTATCTGGTTGCACAGGAGAACTATCCCGCCGAATTCATGGATGCGACCTTTCCCGTTCGCCTGCTTGAATATTCGCTCAATTGCGACAGCGGTGGACCTGGTCGCTGGCGCGGCGGCTGCGGGGTGGTGCGCACGGTCGAGCTTCTCGCTCCATCCGCAATGCTGTCCAACCGCGCGGGCGGCGAAGTCTTCCCGCCCTGGGGCATCAAAGGGGGAATGAATGGCGGGGTGAGCCGCTACATCATCAATCCCGGACGGCCGGACGAGCGGACCCTGCCCTCCATGGCCGATGGCACGATCATGAAAAAGGGCGACATTCTCCGCATTGAGACGGGTGGCGGAGGCGGCTGGGGCCATCCTTTCGATCGAGAGGCCGAACGGGTTCGCGATGACGTGCGCGGCGGCCTCGTAAGCCTTCGGAGTGCCGAACGCGACTATGGCGTCGTTCTCACGGGCCCAGACTTCGACATCGACCAAGAGGCAACGAGGCGGCTGCGGGCTGAGCGCCAGCCGGCAACCGGCCTGTTTCACCGGCGGCAATATCTGGAGACCCTCGCATGA
- a CDS encoding GntR family transcriptional regulator, whose translation MLTRSESVTDRLRQQVLEGEYLPGSRLQEVQLAETMGVSRTPVRAALAALEKEGLLTYIAKRGYEVRRFLPAEIADMYQVRSVLEGNAAALCARNGISDEQVAELRRCLMQGDEILAKGHLDPADLPVYRDLNGRLHSAIIAGSGSAVTAHHVRQICQIPFLSDRVILWESFALINRSHDDHHRVVDAIVERDPQRADAIMREHVTFMGRVVLAFLTKSSFAQVKAR comes from the coding sequence ATGCTGACGCGCTCGGAATCAGTGACGGATCGGTTGCGGCAACAGGTGCTCGAAGGCGAGTATCTGCCCGGCAGCCGCTTGCAGGAAGTGCAGCTTGCCGAGACCATGGGCGTCTCACGCACCCCCGTCCGTGCGGCGCTCGCCGCGCTCGAGAAGGAGGGGCTCCTCACCTACATCGCCAAGCGCGGCTATGAAGTGAGGCGCTTTTTGCCGGCCGAGATCGCCGACATGTACCAGGTGCGATCCGTGCTGGAGGGAAATGCCGCAGCACTCTGCGCGAGAAACGGCATATCCGATGAGCAGGTGGCGGAGCTACGCCGCTGCTTGATGCAAGGCGATGAGATCCTCGCCAAAGGCCATCTCGATCCGGCCGATCTGCCGGTCTATCGCGATCTGAACGGCCGGCTGCATTCCGCCATCATCGCGGGCAGTGGCAGCGCTGTGACGGCGCATCACGTGCGCCAGATCTGCCAGATCCCATTCCTGTCCGACCGTGTAATTCTTTGGGAAAGCTTCGCCCTGATCAACCGCTCTCATGACGACCATCATCGCGTGGTCGACGCCATCGTTGAACGTGACCCCCAGCGGGCCGATGCGATCATGCGTGAGCACGTGACATTCATGGGCAGGGTCGTGCTGGCATTCCTGACGAAGTCATCCTTCGCTCAGGTCAAAGCCCGATAA
- a CDS encoding SIS domain-containing protein, whose amino-acid sequence MTDPQIPSAMARETAEIPAAAQRLLARTDLFNAFARRIKQAKPRIVVFCGRGSSGHVGVYLRYLFEARLGLLASAAAPSVVTAYQRSPDMSGALFVVVSQSGRSPDIVKATQMARQFGALTLAVVNDENSPAAAASELILPIGAGAEHSVAATKSVVLSMIAGAQLVAALARDDDLSDCLRHLPGRLSAALACDWSPWADCVAGAPAAFVAGRGYGLGCAREIALKVAELLRVPALGYSAAELRHGPRASITPSTPVLMLRQNDQAAAAVDDLVRDLTDAGEKAFIAGGTEGTLPWIGDGHPVVDPVLMLVPAYRAIEGAARRRGLDPDNPPHLNKVTRTF is encoded by the coding sequence ATGACTGACCCGCAGATCCCAAGCGCGATGGCACGTGAGACCGCCGAGATACCCGCGGCGGCCCAACGTCTTTTGGCACGTACCGATCTGTTCAACGCGTTCGCAAGACGGATCAAGCAGGCCAAGCCGCGCATTGTCGTTTTCTGTGGGCGCGGCAGCTCGGGTCATGTCGGTGTTTACCTGCGCTACCTGTTCGAAGCGCGCCTTGGCCTGCTCGCATCTGCCGCGGCCCCCTCCGTCGTGACCGCCTATCAGCGGTCGCCGGACATGAGTGGCGCCCTGTTCGTGGTTGTGTCGCAGTCCGGGCGCAGTCCCGATATTGTCAAAGCCACCCAAATGGCACGCCAATTTGGCGCGCTTACGCTTGCCGTCGTCAACGACGAAAATTCTCCCGCAGCCGCCGCATCAGAGTTGATCCTGCCGATCGGCGCGGGAGCAGAACACTCCGTCGCGGCGACGAAGTCGGTCGTGCTGTCGATGATCGCGGGGGCCCAATTGGTGGCGGCTCTAGCACGCGACGACGATCTTTCGGATTGCCTCCGTCATTTGCCGGGCCGCCTCTCCGCCGCGCTCGCGTGCGACTGGTCGCCGTGGGCTGATTGCGTCGCTGGCGCGCCGGCGGCCTTTGTTGCTGGCCGGGGTTACGGTCTCGGTTGCGCTCGCGAGATCGCGCTCAAGGTGGCCGAACTCTTGCGGGTACCGGCTCTGGGCTATAGCGCGGCCGAGCTTCGACACGGGCCGCGCGCATCGATCACGCCATCGACCCCGGTCCTGATGCTACGACAGAACGACCAGGCGGCTGCCGCCGTCGATGACCTCGTCCGTGACCTGACCGACGCGGGCGAGAAGGCATTTATTGCCGGAGGAACGGAGGGGACGCTGCCCTGGATAGGCGACGGTCATCCGGTGGTGGACCCCGTCCTGATGCTGGTCCCAGCGTATCGCGCCATCGAGGGGGCGGCGCGACGGCGAGGCCTCGATCCCGACAATCCGCCCCACCTGAACAAGGTGACACGGACATTCTGA
- a CDS encoding N-acetylmuramic acid 6-phosphate etherase codes for MHTEQISSRYVDLDSWSTAEVIAAMYEGQLSAAAAVRGALGAIGAAVDDAVPALERGGRIVYAGAGTSGRIGVQDGSELPPTYDWPPERLVFAMAGGLDALVRSAEGAEDDEAAGAQAMMDARIIANDVVIGLAASGTTPFTIGVLRASSAAGAVTIAVANNAAAPLFEVARHRILADTGSEVIAGSTRMKAGTAQKIVLNLFSTAVMVKMGRVYRGLMVDMRARNAKLSRRAEAIVSEIVGCGKGDAARYLGQADGDVKTAILIGFGIGRSEASELLQRHGGNLRSAIKECTGKND; via the coding sequence ATGCACACCGAGCAAATCAGTTCACGCTACGTTGACCTCGATTCTTGGTCCACAGCCGAGGTTATCGCCGCCATGTATGAAGGGCAGCTTTCTGCGGCAGCTGCGGTTCGCGGCGCCCTTGGCGCAATCGGCGCAGCCGTGGACGACGCGGTCCCCGCACTGGAGCGAGGCGGCAGGATTGTTTACGCCGGAGCCGGCACGTCTGGACGCATCGGCGTGCAGGACGGAAGCGAGTTACCCCCAACTTATGACTGGCCTCCCGAGCGTCTCGTGTTCGCCATGGCGGGGGGGCTTGATGCGCTCGTCCGAAGCGCCGAGGGAGCGGAAGACGACGAGGCGGCCGGCGCGCAAGCCATGATGGACGCGAGAATTATTGCGAACGACGTTGTCATCGGCCTCGCGGCAAGTGGCACAACTCCCTTTACGATCGGCGTGTTGCGGGCGTCCAGCGCTGCCGGCGCCGTGACGATCGCCGTTGCGAATAACGCGGCCGCGCCTCTGTTCGAGGTCGCGCGCCATCGCATCCTTGCCGATACGGGAAGCGAAGTGATCGCCGGCTCGACCCGGATGAAGGCAGGCACTGCCCAAAAGATCGTGCTGAACCTATTCTCAACCGCCGTAATGGTGAAGATGGGCCGCGTCTATCGCGGGCTGATGGTGGACATGCGGGCCCGGAATGCCAAGCTGAGCCGGCGCGCAGAAGCCATTGTCAGCGAAATCGTCGGCTGCGGGAAAGGCGACGCCGCGCGCTATCTTGGACAAGCTGACGGAGATGTGAAGACGGCCATCCTTATCGGCTTCGGAATCGGCCGCAGCGAAGCCTCGGAGTTGCTCCAACGCCACGGGGGCAATTTGCGCTCCGCGATCAAAGAATGCACAGGCAAGAATGACTGA
- a CDS encoding N-acetylglucosamine kinase: MTAASQPPLFIGVDGGGTGCRARIQNAEGLVLGTGIAGPAALRVGIDRSLAEVERACRAALQDAGLGSDALSSLHAGVGLAGVGRKGALEELMHRPHPFRSVVYVNDATIACIGAHGARDGGIVIVGTGSVGFAVVGGREFRVGGYGFPISDEGSGADIGLHAIRLALRAYDGRAIESRLTREVMMRFNNDPFEAVAWMDPATATDYATFAPLVMRHADGGDPVARRIVRDAAEQIDELVRRLSECGASRIALLGGLASPMEPWLAPDVQRQLVPIEGDAVDGALELARRTAMKVLCPRIDG; encoded by the coding sequence ATGACGGCGGCTTCGCAACCTCCACTGTTCATCGGCGTCGACGGTGGCGGCACGGGATGCCGTGCGCGCATTCAGAACGCGGAGGGGCTCGTACTTGGGACGGGCATTGCCGGCCCGGCAGCGTTGCGCGTTGGCATCGACCGCTCTCTTGCCGAAGTGGAAAGGGCTTGCCGCGCTGCGCTCCAAGACGCCGGGCTGGGCTCCGACGCACTGAGCTCGCTGCATGCTGGCGTCGGGCTTGCGGGCGTTGGCCGCAAAGGTGCGCTCGAAGAGCTCATGCATCGGCCACATCCCTTCCGGTCTGTCGTTTATGTTAATGATGCGACGATCGCCTGCATAGGAGCCCATGGAGCCCGGGATGGCGGGATTGTCATCGTGGGAACGGGAAGCGTCGGCTTTGCTGTTGTAGGAGGGCGCGAATTTCGGGTCGGCGGCTATGGCTTTCCCATTTCCGATGAGGGTAGCGGCGCCGACATTGGATTGCACGCAATCCGCTTGGCGTTGCGCGCCTATGACGGGCGCGCGATCGAGAGCAGGCTCACGCGCGAGGTAATGATGCGCTTCAACAATGATCCGTTCGAAGCCGTTGCCTGGATGGATCCGGCGACGGCCACGGACTATGCGACTTTCGCACCCCTCGTGATGCGACACGCGGATGGGGGAGACCCGGTCGCGCGACGGATTGTGCGCGATGCCGCGGAGCAGATCGACGAACTGGTGCGTCGGCTGTCAGAATGCGGTGCTTCCCGGATCGCGTTGCTAGGCGGACTCGCATCTCCGATGGAGCCATGGCTGGCGCCAGATGTACAGCGCCAGCTGGTTCCCATCGAGGGCGATGCGGTGGATGGCGCCCTCGAACTTGCCCGGCGGACTGCCATGAAGGTTTTGTGTCCCCGAATCGACGGATAG
- the murA gene encoding UDP-N-acetylglucosamine 1-carboxyvinyltransferase: MDRLVIRGGKRIEGSVQICGAKNAALPQIAASLLSSEPLELRNVPEVTDVNTMLSLMRELGVVATHGAGRSLVLDAGGARNAQAPYELVRRMRASILVLAPMLARFGSARVSLPGGCAIGARPIDQHLKALESLGANVEMEGGYIHAWTNGNGLRGNRIVLSSPSVGATETALMAAVLACGESEILNGARDPEISDLARCLVAMGALIQGVGTHRILVQGVDALHGARHELITDRIEAGTYAVAAAITGGHLEILGAHLEHLGSVVAVLESAGVQIWPTDRGLMVVRSGTLKSVDVSTEPYPGFPTDLQAQFMALMAIASGASVIRETVFESRFMHVPELGRLGANISLQGSTALVRGVERLHGAEVMATDLRASVSLVLAALVAEGETTVNRVYHLDRGYESLDRKLVQCGADIRRVVG; the protein is encoded by the coding sequence ATGGATCGATTGGTCATTCGCGGCGGCAAACGCATTGAAGGCTCGGTCCAGATCTGCGGAGCGAAGAATGCCGCTCTGCCGCAGATAGCCGCTTCGCTGCTCAGCTCCGAGCCGCTGGAGTTGAGAAATGTTCCCGAAGTGACCGATGTCAACACCATGCTCTCGCTGATGCGGGAGCTTGGCGTGGTGGCAACCCATGGCGCTGGGCGGAGCCTGGTGCTGGATGCCGGGGGTGCCCGCAACGCGCAGGCGCCCTACGAGCTCGTCCGCCGCATGCGCGCCAGCATTCTCGTGCTGGCGCCGATGCTGGCGCGTTTCGGTTCTGCGCGCGTGTCGCTCCCCGGAGGCTGCGCAATTGGCGCGCGGCCGATCGATCAGCATCTCAAAGCACTGGAGTCGCTCGGAGCCAATGTCGAAATGGAAGGCGGTTACATTCACGCGTGGACCAATGGTAATGGGCTGCGCGGCAACCGCATCGTGCTCTCTTCGCCATCCGTGGGCGCGACCGAGACGGCCCTGATGGCGGCGGTCCTCGCATGCGGTGAAAGCGAGATCCTCAACGGGGCGCGCGATCCCGAAATCTCTGACCTCGCACGCTGCCTGGTTGCGATGGGGGCGCTCATCCAAGGGGTCGGGACCCATCGGATCTTGGTGCAGGGGGTGGATGCGCTCCATGGCGCCCGCCACGAACTGATCACCGATCGCATTGAGGCCGGGACTTACGCTGTCGCTGCGGCGATAACCGGCGGCCATCTTGAAATCCTCGGGGCGCATCTCGAACACCTTGGCTCGGTCGTTGCGGTGCTGGAAAGCGCCGGCGTCCAAATCTGGCCCACCGATCGCGGCTTGATGGTCGTGCGCTCCGGCACGCTAAAGTCCGTGGACGTCTCGACAGAGCCCTACCCCGGCTTTCCCACGGACCTGCAGGCGCAGTTCATGGCCTTGATGGCCATCGCGTCGGGCGCATCAGTCATTCGCGAGACGGTGTTCGAGAGCCGGTTCATGCACGTGCCCGAGCTAGGGCGGCTCGGCGCCAACATCTCGCTACAAGGCTCTACGGCCCTGGTCCGTGGGGTCGAGAGACTTCACGGCGCGGAAGTGATGGCAACCGACTTGCGCGCATCGGTGAGCCTGGTCCTCGCCGCCCTTGTCGCCGAAGGCGAAACGACCGTCAACCGTGTCTATCACCTCGATCGCGGCTATGAATCCCTCGACCGCAAGCTGGTGCAATGTGGCGCGGATATCAGGCGGGTCGTAGGATGA
- the nagA gene encoding N-acetylglucosamine-6-phosphate deacetylase — translation MSRDRNNPLITGGHAILADRVFDGYGWHTDAAVLIRAGRIVGLGAPGEVPSDWPQTRLPAGAFLAPGFIDLQVNGGGGVLLNDQPTVEGMRAIARAHRRYGTTACLPTLITDTREKMKAAVAAASSTVGREGILGLHLEGPFISPLRPGVHPLDRITQPAAGDLDQLCELADVGRSLVTLAPECVPTGFVRKLASSGVRISIGHSEATADVVMQAVADGATGVTHLFNAMPPFSARAPGIIGAALAEHRLTASLIIDGTHVDPIAVRAAFMAKGSERIVLVTDAMPTVGTSLDHFELAGRTIKRTDGRLTTEEGTLAGAHLDMASAVRNAVKLAQVPVEDALRAASLTPARFLGLDHERGTIVSGARADLVALTEEFTVIATWLGGSTDQSEDLQ, via the coding sequence ATGAGCCGAGATCGAAATAATCCTTTAATCACCGGCGGCCATGCCATCCTGGCGGACCGTGTTTTTGACGGTTATGGCTGGCACACCGACGCCGCGGTGCTGATCCGGGCAGGCCGCATCGTTGGGCTCGGGGCCCCGGGTGAGGTTCCTTCCGATTGGCCGCAGACGCGCCTCCCGGCCGGCGCCTTCCTGGCCCCTGGTTTCATAGACTTGCAGGTAAACGGGGGTGGCGGCGTTCTCCTCAACGATCAGCCGACGGTCGAGGGTATGCGCGCCATTGCCCGGGCGCACCGTCGCTATGGCACGACGGCGTGCCTCCCGACCCTCATCACCGATACGCGCGAGAAGATGAAGGCTGCCGTCGCGGCGGCTAGTTCGACGGTCGGCCGGGAAGGGATCCTCGGTCTGCACCTAGAAGGCCCCTTCATCAGTCCGCTGCGTCCGGGCGTTCACCCGTTAGATCGGATCACGCAACCTGCTGCCGGCGACCTGGATCAGTTGTGCGAACTCGCCGACGTCGGCAGGTCATTGGTGACTTTGGCACCCGAATGCGTCCCGACGGGTTTTGTCCGGAAGCTGGCCTCCTCTGGTGTGCGAATTTCGATCGGACACAGCGAGGCGACCGCTGACGTTGTCATGCAAGCAGTCGCGGACGGCGCAACCGGCGTCACTCATTTGTTCAATGCCATGCCGCCATTTAGCGCGCGCGCCCCGGGAATCATCGGCGCAGCGCTGGCGGAACACCGGCTGACGGCAAGCCTAATCATCGACGGAACCCATGTTGATCCCATTGCGGTCCGGGCCGCATTCATGGCGAAGGGTTCAGAGCGGATCGTGCTGGTCACCGATGCGATGCCCACGGTCGGCACGTCGTTGGACCATTTCGAACTGGCTGGCCGAACCATCAAACGGACCGACGGACGGCTGACCACGGAAGAAGGCACTCTAGCGGGCGCACACCTGGATATGGCCTCGGCGGTGCGCAATGCGGTCAAGCTGGCCCAAGTTCCCGTAGAGGACGCGCTGCGCGCCGCTTCGCTGACACCCGCGCGATTCCTCGGCCTGGACCACGAGCGCGGAACGATCGTTTCGGGCGCTCGGGCCGATCTCGTTGCTCTCACTGAGGAATTCACGGTGATTGCGACCTGGCTCGGCGGCAGCACCGATCAGTCCGAGGACCTTCAATAA